TTCGGTGAGCTGGTACCAGGTCACAGGACGCCGATCACGGAACGTCTTTTCGATTGACAGGTAACCGGCATCCTCGAGTTTGCGAAGGTGTGTTCCTATGCTACCGTCGTTCTCGTCTAGTACCTGTTTCAGCCTGCTAAAAGACATCATTTCGTGCTTCGAAAGCAGGACACAGATGGCAAGGCGTACACGGTGCTCTAGGAGACCCGCGAGCACTTCAAGTTCCTGCACGGAGGAAACGTCGGGATCAGATGGAGGCATCTGATTTTCCCTTACCGAGAAATGCTACCACTAAGAGGGCTCCTGAAATGACAACACCCGAGGCGGTTGAGCCATATCCCGGTAGGTAAAGGATGACGGGAAAACAGATCCCTATTACAATGCCGACCGGTACAAGCCGTCGATCCAGGTGTAAGCCAGCATAAAAATAGGACAGGGCGAGTAGAAGCACTGAGAAAGCGCCTATGCCAGAGCCGGTTAACTTCCCACCTGCGACCAACAACCCACCGAGCACGCCCGCCACCACAAAAGCCAGCCAGTGTTTTACCCAACGCATCCCTCTTTCTTTATCCACCTGGCCGATGCGTGCGCTAGCCCGTGAACCGAGCCACATGGACAGGAGAAATCCGACTGGAGTTGCGACTAGCCAGTACCACCTAATCCAACTTTTGTCTTCGACGAAATCAGATATGGGATAACCGAGTAATATGATGACCGCCCAAAGTACATAAATTGAGCTGAAAGGAACGCTTTCCGATCGGTCCGTCGCGGCACGTACGTAAGCCACGTCTTCCTTGAGTTTATCGATGTCCGTCATGATGTTCTCCCTAACAACGAGTACTATAACTAAAAGATTACTCTGAAATATAGAGTATAATTCCGTTTATGTCAACAGAAAAACGAAGTACACTGAGTTTTATAAGGAAATGAGAGGAATTCGAGGTTGTCGCCGACCAGCTGTGGCTGGTCGGCTGAAGCACTGGCCAAACCCAGCATCGAACCTGGTTGCCGGCTTCGAGCTGAGCGCCTACCTACACCCGCACCGTCAGTCCATCGTGGAGGGCCGTGCGGTAGGCTTTGAGGGCGGGAACGAAGCCCATCAGGAAACCGGCCGTCACCACGGCGCCCATGAAGAGCAGCTCGACGGAACCGGGGGGCCGGATCGGGATGAAGAGCCCTACCTGTGCTTCGACGATAGACTGTCCGACTGAGAGCAGAACATACACCAGGCCAAGTCCGGCGAGCGCTCCCGCCGCGGCCAGGCAGGCCGATTCGAGCACCAGCAGGGCAACGATCCGGTTGGGACCGGCTCCGACGGCGCGAAGGATCGCCATCTCCCGGCGGCGCTCGTTGAGCGACGTGTAGAGCGAGACCAGCATGCCCAGCAGCCCCACCATTACGACGAAGATGGTCACCAGCCGCAGGCCGGTCTCGGCGTAACCCAGGCTCCGCCACATCTCGTTCAGGGCGACTCCAGGGATCACGGCCATCATCGGCTCGTCCTCGAAGTCGTTGATCTCGCGTTGCAGCATGAGCACGTCCCGGCGGTCGGTCGTGCCCACGAAGAACGAGGTCACCTGGGTGACTTCGACATCTTCAATCGAGAGATTCGCTTCGCCGTGTGCGTGTCCGTCGTCGGCGGCAGCCACTTCGGACTCGTCGTCATGCGTGTGTCCGTCGTCCGCAGCAGCTGCCTCCGTCTCTTCCTCGTGGTCGTGTTCGTCTTCTGCCGGAACCGCCTCGGCCTCCTCCTCGTGGGTGTGTCCGACGTCCGCGGGGGCCGCCTGCGCTTCTTCCTCGTGGGCATGGCCGTCGTCTGCCGAAGCCGCCGCCGTCTCCTCCTCGTGTGCGTGTCCGTCGTCTATCGGGGTCGCCTCGGTCTCCTCCTCGTGGGCGTGCCCATCGTCAACAGGGGCCTCCTCCTCGTGTGCGTGCCCATCGTCGGCCGGGGCCGCTTCCATCTCTTCATCATGGGCGTGCCCATCGTCAACAGGGGCCTCCTCCTCGTGTGCATGCCCGTCGTCCGCGGCAGCCGCCTCAGGCTCCGCCTCGTGTGCGTGTCCGTCTTCTGCCGGGGCCGACTCTTCCGCTTCCTCGTGCACATGACCATCGTCCGTCGGGGCCTCCGCCTCATCGTGGGCGTGCCCGTCGTCCGATGCCGACGACGTACCTTCCTCCAGGTGGATGGCCTCCATGCCCTCGAGGGTCACGTAGAGGGCGCGGTCCACGGGGGTGAACGTCTTGGCGAGGACGCCCACGACCGTGAAAGGCATGTGGTCGTGGACCAGGAAACCCACCTCGCCGATCCCATGGGTCACCGCGATCTCGTCGCCCAGCGAGTAGTTCAGCTCGGACGCCACGTCCGCGCCCAGGGTCACGTCGTACAAGCCTTCGCTCGCCCGGCCTTCAGCCAGTGCGATTTCCTGGCCGCCGCGGTAGCGATAGCGGTGATAGAAATCGTCATTCGTTCCGATGACCCGGAATCCGCGGTGGCTATCCCCCAGGCTGTAGGGGATGGTCCATTCGACGGCCGGGTGATCCGCCCACTGCCGGTAGGCCTCCCACGAGACGTTCTCCGTCGGTGCGCCCATACCGAAGACCGAATACAGCAGCAGCTGGATCGTGCCGCCCTTGGTACCCACGATCAGGTCGGTCTGGCTGATGGTGTTGGAGAAGCTCTCGCGCATGCCCACGCGCACGTTCTCGACGCCGATAAGGAGGGCGACGCTGAGGGCGATGGAGCCCACGGTGAGCGAGGTGCTGAAGGCGCGGTTGCGGAGCGATTTTAGCGCGAGGTCCAAAACCAGCATTAAAGCACCGCCTTGTTGACGTCGGGGAGCGAGATGGTGCGGGAGAACATGCCCTCCAGGGCGCGGTCGTGACTTACGAACACCAGCGTTGCGCCGGCACGCTCGCACTCCTGGAAGAGCAGCTCGAGGAAGTCCTCGCGGCGGTCAAAGTCCAGGGAGGAGGTCGGCTCATCGGCGACGATGAGCTCCGGCGCCCCGATGAGCGCGCGGCACGCCGCCACCCGCTGTTGCTGGCCCACCGAGAGTTCGGTCACCGGCTTACTCAGCAGATCGCCGATGTGGAGATGACCGGCCAGCAGCGCGGCGGATTCCTTCACGCCCGCGCCGTCCAGCCGGCCCCGGCGTCCCGCGTGCATGCGCACAGGCAGGGTGATGTTGTCGATCACCGAGAGGTAGGGGATGAGGTTGAACATCTGGAAGACATATCCGATGTGCTCCGCCCGGAAGGCATCCCGCTGTGGGCCTGAAAGTGAGGCGAGGTCCTCGTCCAGCACCATTACCTCGCCCTCGTTCGCTTCCAGGACCCCCGCAAGCACGCCGAGCAGCGTGGTCTTGCCGCTGCCGCTTGGGCCGAACAGGAACGCGCGCGTCCCCCGCTCGAGGGTCAACTCGGGGATGTCCAGCACCCAGGGGCCTTCGCCGTAGCGGAAGCGCAGGTTCCGGATATCGATGGCAAGACTCATTTGTAGCCTATCCCTGCGAAACGTCCTTCAAAAAAAACCGCGCGTCCCGATAAAATCAAGTGCGCGCTGAGTGCATGCTGGAGACTGCGTCGTGCCTAGCAGGCATCCGCGTCACGGATCAGTACTCGTACGGATAGACCCGCTTGCCGGTGATGGTGAAGCCGACGTAGCCGTACACGCTCTTGGTCATCTCGATCTTGAGTTTGCCTTCGACCCACACCGGGTTCCACCCGTTCAAAAACGCCCATTTGTCCTTTTCCATTTCGATGTAGATGAGCTGGTTGGGCGGGGGAGGCGGCGTGTGTATGCAGGCGCCGACATAGGGAACAAGGAGGAACTCCGTCACCGAGGACGCCCAGTCTTCAAGTGGAACCGCAAATCCGGGGACCTTGACGACTTTACCGTCGAGTTCCGCCAACTCCTCGCCCGGCTTGCCGGTGCGGTAATTCAGGCTGGCCAGGAGGTGCCAGCCCACCTTGATGGGCTCGCCGGCCGGTACGACCGACGGTACGTCCGGTGGTGCATACGCCGGTGCGTCGACAGGATGATCAGGAGCGGGCTTCGGTTCGGCCTTCGGGGATTCGCGCACAACGCTGAGGGACACCATGACCAGCAGGGCGGCGGAAACAAAAAGTAGTTTGTGGGTGACGCCGATCATCGAAAAACTCCGTTTGTCAGGTCGTCTGTTCAATATATATAGCATACAGCCATCTATTGGCAATATAAACGTAAATGCTCCCTTGACGCGTTAACTGCCTGCAATGAAAACACGAGCCTGTCGTTTCCATCTGATCCTTCTCCTGGCATTCGCGACCTTTGGTTGCGACAAACCGACGTCCAGCGTCTTCAGCGAACTGCAGATCCGGCTGGCGGCGCAATCACCGAACCAGCGTCACGTCGGATCCGTCGTCGTGCGATTCTCAGATATGGCCGTACGCTCCGCCGCGAACAGCGAGTACGGAACCCCTGGCGCCGTGCCCCACACGATCGACCTGGCCGAACTTGGAGGGAGCGAAACCCGTATCGTGGAGGTCTTTTCCGTGGCCGAAGGCAGATACGACGCGGCACGGCTCAAACTCGACGGCGTAACCGTGACGCTGACGAATGGTTCGCAGTTCAGCGAGGTGTTCTCGCCACCGCTCAGCG
The genomic region above belongs to Gemmatimonadota bacterium and contains:
- a CDS encoding ABC transporter ATP-binding protein; translated protein: MSLAIDIRNLRFRYGEGPWVLDIPELTLERGTRAFLFGPSGSGKTTLLGVLAGVLEANEGEVMVLDEDLASLSGPQRDAFRAEHIGYVFQMFNLIPYLSVIDNITLPVRMHAGRRGRLDGAGVKESAALLAGHLHIGDLLSKPVTELSVGQQQRVAACRALIGAPELIVADEPTSSLDFDRREDFLELLFQECERAGATLVFVSHDRALEGMFSRTISLPDVNKAVL
- a CDS encoding helix-turn-helix domain-containing protein translates to MPPSDPDVSSVQELEVLAGLLEHRVRLAICVLLSKHEMMSFSRLKQVLDENDGSIGTHLRKLEDAGYLSIEKTFRDRRPVTWYQLTEEGKRRLKIHVSNLMKLLSRAND
- a CDS encoding FtsX-like permease family protein, coding for MLVLDLALKSLRNRAFSTSLTVGSIALSVALLIGVENVRVGMRESFSNTISQTDLIVGTKGGTIQLLLYSVFGMGAPTENVSWEAYRQWADHPAVEWTIPYSLGDSHRGFRVIGTNDDFYHRYRYRGGQEIALAEGRASEGLYDVTLGADVASELNYSLGDEIAVTHGIGEVGFLVHDHMPFTVVGVLAKTFTPVDRALYVTLEGMEAIHLEEGTSSASDDGHAHDEAEAPTDDGHVHEEAEESAPAEDGHAHEAEPEAAAADDGHAHEEEAPVDDGHAHDEEMEAAPADDGHAHEEEAPVDDGHAHEEETEATPIDDGHAHEEETAAASADDGHAHEEEAQAAPADVGHTHEEEAEAVPAEDEHDHEEETEAAAADDGHTHDDESEVAAADDGHAHGEANLSIEDVEVTQVTSFFVGTTDRRDVLMLQREINDFEDEPMMAVIPGVALNEMWRSLGYAETGLRLVTIFVVMVGLLGMLVSLYTSLNERRREMAILRAVGAGPNRIVALLVLESACLAAAGALAGLGLVYVLLSVGQSIVEAQVGLFIPIRPPGSVELLFMGAVVTAGFLMGFVPALKAYRTALHDGLTVRV
- a CDS encoding DUF3299 domain-containing protein, translating into MVSLSVVRESPKAEPKPAPDHPVDAPAYAPPDVPSVVPAGEPIKVGWHLLASLNYRTGKPGEELAELDGKVVKVPGFAVPLEDWASSVTEFLLVPYVGACIHTPPPPPNQLIYIEMEKDKWAFLNGWNPVWVEGKLKIEMTKSVYGYVGFTITGKRVYPYEY